The segment GTTGGTCATCAGCGAATAGCGGATCTTGCCGGCGTCGATTCCGCTGACACGGCGAGTCGTCAGCGAATCAAGAAACGCTCCGACTTCCGAGCCGGAGAAATAAAGTCGGCCCATGTGCGAGACGTCGAACAGGCCGAAAGCGTTTCGCGTTTGATGGTGCTCTTCGACGATGCTGCCGTATTGAACCGGCATCGACCAGCCGGCAAAGTCAACCATTCGTCCACCATTTTCGACATGCCAAGAAGTGAGCGGCGTGGAGAGCAAATTGCTGGTTGAACTCACGGAAATTGTCCTTGCGTCTTCGTGGAGGCACGGATAACCGGCAGCTACATCGCCGGCCAAAAAATGACGGCGAAGTCTGTTGGTAATCCACGGCCCGGATTGTGTCCGAGCCAGGGCTGACTAAAAATGTAAAAGAACCAGTCTCAATTTTATTGTTTGATCCCGGCATTGGCAACGGTCTAAACGGCTTTGCTTCGCATTCCTGTCACGGATCGATTTCGTGAATGATCCGATATGGAAGACGCTCACAAATTCAGGACCAAATCGACCGACATCGACAACGTGTTGCCGCCTGTTTCGACATGGCCGGCAGAGAAGCTTCGTCGGTTCCGCTACACGGATCTCGAGGGGAATCGAGTGCCGTTAGAGCCTGCCGAGTTTGCTCATTTTGATCCGTGGCCGCTGCCGAAACCCGTTGATCGGGAGGGGTACGCAACCGAAGAGAACTCGGATCGCTATTGGGTTTCTGGTTTGGCGGATTGGCAAAATGTTAGCAGTGCGATGGATCGTTATCTGCAAAATCCGGGAAAGCTTCGCCTGTTGGATTTCGGCTGTGCTTCAGGCCGATTTCTGCGACACGCGTTGGCCCACGCGGGAGAGCACGCGAATCTTTGGGGCAGCGATCTGGCTCCAGCCAACGCGAACTGGATCAAGCGACATTTGCCCGCCGCGATTCGGTGCGAAGTCAATTCGACGGAGCCAAAGCTCTCTTTTGAAGACGGCAGCTTCGATGTGGTGACGGCGTTTTCGGTGTTCACGCATATCGATGAGCATGAAATCGATTGGCTGTTGGAACTCGGACGAACCGTGCGGCCTGGCGGGATTTTGTATCTAACGATCCACAACGATGCGACGTGGAAAAAAGTTGCAGATCGAACTGCGACACTGAAACAGTTTGAAAACCAGAATCGGTTTGATGACAATCAGCAGATCGACGCAGAGGCTCTGGCAGGTCCGCTACCGGAAGAGCGGATGGTATTTCGCAAGAATGAAGGCGATGTTTACTACTGCAATGTGTGGCACAGCGATGCATACATCCACCGCGAGTGGGGCCAGCATTTTGAGATCCTGCAAATCGCCGACAATGCTCACGGAAATTTCCAAACGCCGGTGATCATGCGAAAACGGTAGAAGGCGACATAGGCCTGGGTGGCATAGGCTTCCAGCCTGTGAACCGCTGAACCGCGTTAGCTCGTGGCGTCAAACACCCGCACCGAAGCCCAAGATTCCTTGTTGCGTTCGATGAACGTGATGTGATCGGCCATCTCCTGATAGGCGTCGTGCGCTTCTCGGC is part of the Mariniblastus fucicola genome and harbors:
- a CDS encoding class I SAM-dependent methyltransferase translates to MEDAHKFRTKSTDIDNVLPPVSTWPAEKLRRFRYTDLEGNRVPLEPAEFAHFDPWPLPKPVDREGYATEENSDRYWVSGLADWQNVSSAMDRYLQNPGKLRLLDFGCASGRFLRHALAHAGEHANLWGSDLAPANANWIKRHLPAAIRCEVNSTEPKLSFEDGSFDVVTAFSVFTHIDEHEIDWLLELGRTVRPGGILYLTIHNDATWKKVADRTATLKQFENQNRFDDNQQIDAEALAGPLPEERMVFRKNEGDVYYCNVWHSDAYIHREWGQHFEILQIADNAHGNFQTPVIMRKR